tatggccttgtcatgctgcgtctacattatgtttcagttttcaattactgtgttttaggtgccttgtactgaactttatctatttatttatttttttactccgggtacttttgtactcttacttttgtttttttgtttttgttttgagtgacagcaggggtaggggatgaagagggtttgaatatgttgtcaatgtgaatgtgaaatcaataaaaagaactatgaaagaaagaaagaaagaaagtccaaattaaagtcttgacagtttatttcaaatcctgcagtttcatttgctgctgctgttctcaccagcacacttgtgtttcttacactggtacttagaagacaatctttcaccacacacactgcaactcaacactttctctcctgtgtgtctttTCATGTGTGCTACAAGGTTTGATCGCTCACAAAAGCTTCTgttgcagattgaacaggaatgtGATTTTTCACCCTCATGTGCACTTTCAAATTGTAATTTAGAACAAAacatttaccacagattgaacaacaaaaaggtttttctcctgtgtgtcttcTTCTGTGTTTTACCAAAGATGAACTTTGCGCAAAACCtctaccacagattgaacaagaaaaaggtttttcaccagtgtgtattctcatgtgtactttcaaattctgactttctgtaaaacctttaccacagagtgaacagatgaaaggtttttctccggtgtgtgttctcatgtgtactttcaaattgcaACTTGTTACTAAacctttaccacattctgagcaagaaaaaggtttttctccggtgtgtgttctcaCGTGTCTTTTCAGATAACTAAGGTatttaaaggttttgtcacagtgagaacatttgaagtgagtgttgtcagtgtgacatgtcttatcatctttagagtcttcatcatcagtgtcaggagagtgtgacgttgtgtcctcactatctgatagtggagctaagagcttgtctgcttgtgatcctccacagtggtctccatcagcttctgttgtcatgtgttgtgttgagctgctgctcttctcctcactttcacctttgacctcatcatcttcacccttcacagggacaccagtcactgggaactcctccagATCTTCAAGACATTCTCCCTCCTGACTAACGATGTGTTCtgcttcttcctctttaatgtgggggggctgtggttCCTCCTCCTGCTCATGAGGTAGAGGTTCTTCTTTGACGTCTGCGGGACAGGAGAAAACAAACATTCTTTAGAAATGTCCagctttgctcagtcacatgagacATTGTCCTGCACCAACATATGATCTCACAATCTCATCAGTTTCCCCTCACAGCAGTCAGGGTACTTCCAGCTGACACTTGAAGAAGACCTTCAGGGGAATGCCTTCCCAGGCCAACGTCCAATCCACCTTATTCATATAAAAACAACCTAAAAGTCTTTCCTGTAATCCATACTAGTGTGCTGTTCTCCCTCTGAATAAGTCATACACACACAGTAAATAATGTGCCACATGCCAGCCTCCACGCAGTAGTACTAGTGATGAGCTCCCCCTGCTGGTGGACAATAATTACTGTGATTTTCACATTTATCTTTAGAGACATGTCTGATCAAAAAAGGCATGAGCACAGTCAACATGTTGGCCAAACAAAATGACATCTGTTTTGCTTTCATTTAGATAGTGTTGCCACAGTTAAACTGGGAAGAAGTAATCAGATTACTGACTACTCCTTCAAAATGTAACTTGTTTAtcttattaataatagtaataatggattagattaatTTAGTGCGTTTCGAGACACTCAAATTGCATTAGAGTGAGAACTGAGAAGGCATCCTTCATGCAGTCCACACATTCaatgtggtaagctacatttaattatcataataataataactagatgaagcaattcctgaaaaaattgtgtgtgaatgctccaatgctgaagttgaactgaaatgctgacagaatgtagtatgaatgtaagaatagtttgaatgttggaatggtttgaatattgaagagtttgaatttcgggaaaaccaggaattttttaagttcttaaaccaacttggttttttgtcctgactcagAGGAATGAGGAATTTTTTGACAGtacaacggttgaaatgggttgaacaatgtgaaaggagtcatcgcactaaagaaggttggaaataaggttagaaaaaaaacaggaattcctggaaatttgttgaatgtggaaaaatagttgtttgaatttccaggatgaattgaatgtgttgaaggtggaatggtttgagaaatgtggaagtttgaaaaatggatcattcattttgaatggggttaaatgtccctaaagactgggaattctagaaaatccgggaatttattttAATAAGTGTTGAAAGggagaacacaattcctgaacacactgaatattttgaagttgaaacggtttgaatcagatgaaaaatgtgcgaGTTGTGGAACTTTCATTGTATTCCTTtcgatgggaatttcatggaattttttgagaatttcggggaaagcgggattttttttgaaaatgctaaaaaaaaatgtcaatgttctgaatgagttgaaatggttggtgttggaatttttcaaatgggttgcgaaatgttgaagtcgtaacagttttaattgagaaatggtattatggaattcctggaatttcgggaaaaccgggaattttccagttcaaaaaacaactttgttctctgttctgattaagaggaatggtttgacggtggaacggttgaagtggcttGAAAAATGTTGTCAACAGaagaaagggtgaaaaaagggtttcaaAAAACGAGAATTCTTGGaacttctggaattttttttacttggaatttttttttccagaattggtggaatatgttgaaggtggaatggtttgaatcggttgaaaaatgtggaaatggtggaattttgaaaaatggctaccgtattttccgcactattagccgcacctaaaaaccacaaatttactcataagctgacagtgcggcttttaacccggtgcgctttatatatggataaatattaagattcattttcataaagtttcggtctcgcaacttcggtaaacagccgccatcttttttcccggtagaacaggaagcgcttcttcttctacgcaagcaaccgccaaggtaagcacccgcccccatagaacaggaagcgcttcttcttctactgtaagcaaccacccgcccgcgtagaagaagaaaaagcgcgcggatatcaccgtacgtttcatttcctttgtgtgtttacatctgtaaagaccacaaaatggctcctacaaagcgacaaggatccggttcatgaaaagacgcaatctctccatccgcacacggattactatttcacagcaactgatattcctgtgaaccgcaccgtggatacaacgggagcacgtacggtgaatattcgcaccacagggaatgagaagtcatccttcactgtggttctagcttgccatgctaatggccagaaacttccacccatggtgatattcaaaaggaagaccttgccaaaagagacctttccagccggcgtcatcataaaagctaactcgaagggatggatgaagaaaagatgagcgagtggttaaggtaagtttaagtttacgcgaagaggccgggtggcttttttcacgcagctctgtccatgttgatatacgtatgtttgtgattgcacatttgcgtacattttgggagtgaacagagttgttagaacgctggtttttaatatattattaaagtttgactgacctatctgactgtttttttgacattcctttagcgcagttagatgcggcttacaacacggggcggcttataggtggacaaagttttgaaatatgccgttcattgaaggcgctgcttttaacccagggcgccttatggtgcggaaaatacggtaatttattttgaatggggaaaaatgtcctggaaaacgtgGAATtctaggaatttttggaatttttcaaggaaaATCCTGTGAttaccaaataggctgaacagtttggagttggaacggtttgaatcggatgaaaaatgttggagttgtggaactttgaaaaatgccccattattttcaatgagaatttcatggaaatttgggaatttggggaaaagcagatttttttttgaaaatgctaaaaaatgtgaatgttctgaatgagtgaatggttggtgttggaaattttcaaatctgtcgagaaatgttgaagtagtaaaatttttttgttgagaaatagtattatggaattcctgaaatttcgggaaaaccgggaatttttccagagaaaaaaacaactttgattttttCTTCTAATTAAAAGGAAACATTTTcccgtggaacggttgaagtgggttgaaaaatgtggtcgacagaaaaaagggtgaaaaaagggtttgaaaaaaacgggaattctgggtattcttcaaattttttgaacttggaaaaatgatagtttgaatgtccaggatgaattgaatgtgttgaaggtggaatggtttgaaaaatgtgggaattgtggaagtttgaaaaatggatcattcattttgaatggggttaaatgtccctaaagactgggaattctagaaaatccgggaatttattttAATAAGTGTTGAacgggagcacacaattcctgaacacactgaataatttgaagttggaacagtttgaatcagaagaaaaatgtgggagttgtggaactttcatTTTGAGAATTTCGGGGAAAgcgggaattattttgaaaatgctaaaaaaaaaatatgaaatgttctgaatgagttgaaatggttggtgttggattttttcaaatgggttgagaaatgttgaagtcgtaacacttttaattgagaaatggtattatggaatttcgggaaaaccgggaatttttccagttcaaaaaacaactttgttctctgtcctgattaagaggaatgatttgacggtggaacggttgaagtggcttgaaaaatgttgtcaacagaaaaaagggtgaaaaaagggtttcaaaaaaacgagaattcttggaacttctggaattttttttacttggaaaactgATTATTTCAATTTCCAGAATTAgttaaatatgttgaaggtggaatggtttgaatcggttgaaaaatgtggaaatggtggaattttgaaaaatggctcattcattttgaatggggaaaaatgtcccggaaaacgtgGAATTCTAGGAATTTTTCAAGGAAAATCCCGTGAttaccgaataggctgaacagtttgaagttggaacggttttaatcggatgttggagttgtggaactttgaaaaatgccccattattttcaatgagaatttcatggaaatttgggaattttgggaaaagcagatttttttttttgaaaatgctaaaaaatgtgaatgttctgaatgagtgaatggttggtgttggaatttttcaaatcggtcgagaaatgttgaagtagtaacatttttttgttgagaaatagtattgtggaattcctggaatttcgggaaaaccgggaatttttccagagaaaaaaacaactttgattttttCTTCTAATTAAAAGGAAACATTTTcccgtggaacggttgaagtgggttgaaaaacgtggtcgacagaaaaaagggtgaaaaaagggtttgaaaaaaacgggaattctgggtattcttcgaattttttgaacttggaaaaatgatagtttgaatgtccaggatgaattgaatgtgttgaaggtggaatggtttgaaaaatgtgggaattgtggaagtttgaaaaatggataattcattttgaatggggttaaatgtccctaaagactgggaattctagaaaatccgggaatttattttAATAAGTGTTGAacgggagcacacaattcctgaacacactgaataatttgaagttggaacagtttgaatcagaagaaaaatgtgggagttgtggaactttcatTTTGAGAATTTCAGGGAAAgcgggaattattttgaaaatgctaaaaaaaatatgaaatgttctgaatgagttgaaatggttggtgttggaatttttcaaatgggttgagtaaatgttgaagtcgtaacatttttaattgagaaatggtattatggaatttcgggaaaaccgggaatttttccagttcaaaaaacaactttgttctcTGTCCTGataaagaggaatgatttgacggtgaaacggttgaagtggcttgaaaaatgttgtcaacagaaaaaagggtgaaaaaagggtttcaaAAAACGAGAATTCTTGGaacttctggaattttttttacttggaaaactgATCATTTCAATTTCCAGAATTagtagaatatgttgaaggtggaatggtttgaatcggttgaaaaatgtggaaatggtggaattttgaaaaatggctaattcattttgaatggggaaaaatgtcctggaaaacgtgGAATTCTAGGAATTTTTCAAGGAAAATCCCGTGAttaccgaataggctgaacagtttgaagttggaacggttttaatcggatgttggagttgtggaactttgaaaaatgccccattattttcaatgagaatttcatggaaatttgggaatttggggaaaagcagatttttttttgaaaatgctaaaaaatgtgaatgttctgaatgagtgaatggttggtgttggaaattttcaaatgtgtcgagaaatgttgaagtagtaacatttttttgttgagaaatagtattatggaattcctgaaatttcgggaaaaccgggaatttttccagagaaaaaaacaactttgattttttCTTCTAATTAAAAGG
The sequence above is drawn from the Nerophis lumbriciformis linkage group LG33, RoL_Nlum_v2.1, whole genome shotgun sequence genome and encodes:
- the LOC133575770 gene encoding uncharacterized protein, giving the protein MSTLHMLRALVDQRLTAAVEEIFVVLERTIAEYEAELSRTKEENYQLLDAVFKKHQVVLHGTDVKEEPLPHEQEEEPQPPHIKEEEAEHIVSQEGECLEDLEEFPVTGVPVKGEDDEVKGESEEKSSSSTQHMTTEADGDHCGGSQADKLLAPLSDSEDTTSHSPDTDDEDSKDDKTCHTDNTHFKCSHCDKTFKYLSYLKRHVRTHTGEKPFSCSECGKGLVTSCNLKVHMRTHTGEKPFICSLCGKGFTESQNLKVHMRIHTGEKPFSCSICGRGFAQSSSLVKHRRRHTGEKPFCCSICGKCFVLNYNLKVHMRVKNHIPVQSATEAFVSDQTL